A genome region from Hymenobacter tibetensis includes the following:
- a CDS encoding DUF3276 family protein, with translation MEDRHDQEEIYSQRIKAGKRTYFFDVKATRGQDYYLTITESKRKLRDDDTFSYEKHKIFLYKEDFLKFVDALQDAVEYVREELLTPEEVAELDRPRPAYDHHHDGENGFNPNRAEETY, from the coding sequence GTGGAAGACCGTCACGACCAAGAAGAAATTTATTCGCAACGTATTAAGGCTGGCAAACGCACGTATTTCTTCGACGTGAAAGCCACCCGTGGACAGGATTATTATCTGACCATTACGGAAAGCAAACGCAAGCTGCGCGACGATGATACCTTCTCATACGAGAAGCACAAAATCTTTCTCTATAAAGAGGACTTTTTGAAATTCGTTGATGCGCTGCAGGACGCAGTGGAATATGTCCGCGAGGAGTTGCTTACTCCCGAGGAGGTAGCCGAGCTAGACCGCCCGCGGCCAGCCTACGACCATCACCATGACGGCGAAAATGGCTTTAACCCCAACCGCGCCGAAGAAACTTATTAA
- a CDS encoding T9SS type B sorting domain-containing protein, translated as MTYSLLFRLTRIGVLLVLLVGMMSISFSTQASHIRAGDIQSKVDTTANYNPRRIFFRLTLYCSQPGGMIPDQLTAAIFFGDGSCNRNVPRTTDVLIRPGIRRYTYDFEHTYNAASTSPYVVSFIGENRNGTILNIRNPDSQSFYIATTVTIDPSLLQNRSPVLRRPALDDATIAQVFRHNPAAYDADGDSIAYQLIRSQQAGELTTVPGCAPMPTTALGYVRPNNLTPASDNGRQVAYPGPPVGIPGDTSTFQMNPITGDITWNSPGKAGEYNFAFKVKEFRRIPGGFYRLISEVIRDMQVTVRPTTNRLPNLVIPPDLCVVAGTPVVGNVTATDPNGNPIRLYANSGVLPPATFTQASPGPPTATGTFRWTPSCADIRASPTQVIFNAENQPPGLNPVPLTDIKTWNITVIGPAPQNLQVRPGPPNSRSAILSWRSYICRRPGARVLIYRRENQSGAVFGPCQTGIPASAGYTQIAVLTYTDTNDLVEYVDNGGPQGLEQGKTYCYRIYVDFPLPGRGASLASEEACIDFAGRPLVIRNVTVDQTAASNGQITVRWSKPKRIPELTEPRQFRVSRAATNSGPFTPIGSLIALNSVPNDTTYIDRDPSLDTQNRSYSYRVELLSQNLVAETATPASSVRLDGTAFQAVNVGEQNAVILRWTYTVPWDNTRSPTIIYRKDPNATAFVRIGTTTGTATGGTYRDEGTATQRLLKGQTYCYYVETNGTYNSPRLPDQLLNLSQQLCVTVRNLPCAPVLTLRRSNCDSLASRLFELPVTPVSGPVYTNSLSWTLSNTPTDCSRGIVSYDIYYSPNSEDSLRLLTSVPGTQLSYQHQNLPSEVGCYAVQAVDSSGIRSVRSNRECKEDCQLFLLPNIFTPNGDGKNDTFRPKVFTPIRRTHFMAFNRWGVKIYDSSSDPLINWTGGGSRTESGVAPSVVEGVYYYQAEVEFNNVSQTKRTYKGWLQVTR; from the coding sequence ATGACGTATTCGCTACTATTTCGTTTAACTCGGATTGGGGTATTGCTGGTGCTTTTGGTAGGGATGATGAGTATTTCATTCTCAACGCAAGCCTCGCATATTCGGGCCGGCGACATTCAATCGAAAGTTGATACCACCGCCAATTACAACCCGCGGCGGATATTTTTTCGGTTGACGCTGTACTGCTCGCAGCCCGGCGGGATGATACCCGATCAACTAACTGCTGCTATTTTCTTCGGCGACGGGTCTTGCAACCGAAATGTTCCTCGAACTACGGACGTCTTGATAAGACCTGGCATCCGGCGCTACACCTACGACTTTGAGCACACCTACAATGCGGCCAGTACAAGCCCTTACGTAGTCAGTTTTATCGGTGAAAACCGTAACGGAACAATTTTAAATATCCGAAACCCCGATTCTCAGTCTTTCTATATTGCTACTACGGTTACCATTGACCCCTCACTGCTGCAAAACCGTTCCCCGGTGCTTCGGCGGCCAGCGCTCGACGACGCTACTATCGCGCAAGTGTTTCGGCACAATCCAGCAGCGTACGATGCAGATGGTGACTCCATAGCGTATCAGTTAATAAGGAGCCAGCAAGCTGGCGAGCTAACGACAGTGCCTGGCTGTGCCCCTATGCCGACCACCGCCTTGGGGTATGTCCGACCAAACAACCTTACGCCAGCCAGCGACAACGGAAGACAAGTAGCTTATCCTGGTCCGCCGGTGGGCATACCAGGAGACACTTCTACGTTCCAAATGAATCCCATCACTGGGGACATCACCTGGAATTCGCCGGGCAAGGCAGGGGAATACAACTTCGCTTTCAAAGTCAAGGAATTTCGGCGCATTCCGGGCGGGTTTTATCGGCTGATTAGTGAGGTAATCCGGGACATGCAAGTAACGGTGCGTCCAACTACCAACCGGCTGCCGAACCTTGTTATTCCACCCGACCTGTGCGTGGTAGCGGGTACGCCCGTGGTAGGCAACGTAACGGCCACTGACCCAAATGGCAACCCGATTCGGCTGTATGCGAACAGTGGCGTCTTGCCACCGGCCACCTTCACGCAAGCCTCGCCTGGCCCACCGACCGCCACCGGCACCTTCCGCTGGACTCCTAGTTGCGCCGACATTCGGGCCAGCCCCACCCAGGTGATTTTCAATGCGGAAAACCAACCTCCCGGCCTCAATCCGGTGCCGCTAACCGACATCAAAACCTGGAATATCACCGTCATTGGGCCCGCTCCGCAGAACCTGCAAGTAAGGCCTGGGCCACCCAATAGCAGATCAGCCATACTAAGCTGGCGCAGCTACATCTGCCGCCGACCTGGGGCACGAGTTCTGATTTATCGCAGAGAAAATCAGTCGGGAGCCGTTTTTGGGCCTTGTCAGACGGGCATACCAGCCTCAGCAGGGTACACGCAGATTGCGGTGCTCACCTACACTGACACCAACGATTTGGTGGAATACGTTGACAACGGAGGCCCCCAGGGCTTGGAGCAGGGCAAAACGTATTGCTACCGCATCTACGTGGATTTCCCGTTGCCGGGCCGTGGAGCAAGCTTAGCGTCCGAAGAAGCCTGCATCGACTTTGCTGGCCGGCCACTGGTAATTCGCAACGTGACCGTGGATCAGACGGCAGCTAGCAATGGCCAGATTACGGTGCGGTGGAGCAAGCCGAAGCGCATCCCAGAGCTAACGGAGCCTCGTCAGTTTCGGGTGTCGCGGGCGGCCACCAACAGCGGCCCTTTCACCCCAATTGGCTCTTTGATTGCGCTCAACAGTGTTCCGAACGACACGACTTATATAGATCGGGACCCGTCTCTGGACACTCAGAACCGTTCTTACAGCTACCGAGTAGAGCTTCTTAGCCAGAACCTAGTAGCGGAAACCGCCACTCCGGCTTCGAGCGTTCGGCTGGACGGCACTGCGTTTCAGGCAGTGAACGTTGGCGAGCAAAATGCCGTGATACTGCGGTGGACGTACACCGTGCCTTGGGACAATACCCGTAGCCCAACCATCATCTATCGCAAAGACCCAAACGCTACAGCCTTTGTACGCATCGGCACGACGACCGGAACGGCAACCGGCGGCACCTACCGCGACGAAGGCACGGCCACGCAGCGCCTGTTGAAAGGACAAACGTATTGCTACTACGTGGAAACCAATGGCACCTACAATTCCCCCCGGCTTCCCGACCAATTACTCAACCTGAGCCAGCAACTGTGTGTCACGGTACGAAATCTGCCGTGCGCGCCAGTGCTTACCCTCAGGCGTTCCAACTGTGATAGTCTGGCTAGCCGGCTGTTTGAGTTGCCCGTAACGCCTGTCAGTGGCCCCGTGTACACCAACAGCTTAAGTTGGACGCTAAGCAATACCCCCACGGACTGTAGCCGCGGCATTGTCTCGTATGACATCTATTATTCGCCGAACAGCGAAGACTCCTTGCGCTTGCTAACGTCGGTACCAGGTACGCAGCTGTCGTATCAGCACCAGAATCTACCATCAGAGGTGGGCTGCTACGCGGTGCAGGCCGTGGATTCGAGCGGGATTCGCAGTGTGCGCAGCAACCGCGAGTGCAAAGAAGATTGCCAGCTGTTTTTGCTGCCTAACATCTTCACGCCCAATGGTGACGGTAAAAATGACACCTTCCGGCCTAAGGTATTCACGCCTATTCGCCGTACGCATTTCATGGCCTTCAACCGCTGGGGCGTTAAGATCTACGATAGTAGCTCTGATCCGCTCATCAACTGGACCGGCGGCGGCAGCCGGACCGAAAGTGGGGTAGCGCCTTCGGTGGTAGAAGGTGTATACTACTACCAGGCCGAGGTCGAGTTCAACAACGTCAGTCAAACCAAACGTACCTACAAAGGCTGGCTACAGGTCACTCGCTAG
- a CDS encoding DUF58 domain-containing protein, with amino-acid sequence MPQLLDLVAVRSFENLEFLARQLVEGFITGLHQSPYHGFSVEFSEHRLYNPGESTRHLDWKVFARTDKLFVKRYEEETNLRCHLLLDVSPSMYYPAPSHDKLRFAVLCAAAITTLLQKQRDAVGLVTFADKVELQTPVRSTSTHRHTLLLTLQQLLERPAPPRSATTDVSGVIHAIAQQIPKRSLVVLFSDMLGRAPEEQTATLAALQHLRHQNHEVLLFHIMDRATESDFDFQDRPYVFEDLETGETVKLQPSQVREQYRAAMQKYEHELILRCGQYKIDFVPVDIREPFDKVLYAYLVKRGKVR; translated from the coding sequence ATGCCCCAGTTGCTTGACCTAGTCGCCGTCCGCTCGTTTGAAAACCTAGAATTCCTGGCTCGCCAGTTAGTGGAAGGCTTCATCACCGGGCTTCATCAGTCGCCTTACCATGGCTTTTCGGTGGAGTTTTCCGAGCACCGGCTCTACAACCCTGGCGAAAGCACGCGCCACCTCGACTGGAAAGTATTCGCCCGTACCGACAAGCTATTTGTAAAGCGCTACGAAGAGGAAACCAACTTGCGCTGCCACCTACTGCTCGATGTAAGTCCGAGCATGTATTATCCCGCCCCTAGCCATGATAAGCTGCGCTTTGCGGTGCTATGTGCAGCAGCTATTACTACGTTGCTGCAAAAGCAGCGCGACGCAGTAGGGCTTGTCACCTTCGCTGACAAGGTAGAGCTACAAACGCCAGTGCGCAGCACCAGCACCCACCGCCACACGCTGCTACTCACGTTGCAGCAATTGCTGGAGCGGCCCGCCCCGCCTCGCAGTGCCACTACCGATGTGTCGGGCGTGATTCATGCTATTGCGCAGCAAATCCCGAAACGCTCGTTGGTGGTGCTTTTTTCCGACATGTTGGGCCGGGCCCCCGAAGAGCAAACCGCCACGCTGGCTGCCCTTCAGCACCTGCGTCACCAAAACCACGAGGTGTTGCTCTTTCACATCATGGACCGCGCCACCGAATCCGATTTCGACTTCCAGGACCGTCCCTACGTGTTCGAGGATTTGGAAACCGGCGAAACAGTGAAGCTACAACCCTCCCAGGTGCGCGAACAGTACCGCGCCGCCATGCAGAAATACGAGCACGAGTTGATTCTGCGGTGCGGACAGTACAAAATCGACTTCGTGCCCGTTGATATTCGGGAGCCGTTCGACAAAGTGCTGTATGCCTACCTCGTCAAACGCGGCAAAGTGCGGTAG